The genomic segment GGAACGACGCTGGCCGTACTGGCGATCAGCTGCGGTGTTCCACCGTCGATCGACACCAGCGTACCGGCGGGAAAATTGCGCAAGTGATTGTTCTCGTACACGACAGTAAGCGGCAGTGCAGCGCCGAGGGCTTCGTATCCCGGTCCGTTGCTGCCGGGCGAGATCGCCGCCGAACCCGTGTTGGCCGCGCCGGTTCCGGTCCTGATCGGGGCGGCCGCGGGGATCAGGCGCGGATCGGCGACGACTGCCGGATTGACCGCGATCTTGCGCGCCGCATCGCGCGTCGGCTGTACGAGATAGCTGGCACCCGCCGGCAACGGCGCCGAGGACGCGAGAGAAAAGCCCTGCGGGTCACTTTGCAATTGCGCGTCGAGCCCCACCAGGTCAGCCGCCGTCCATTGCCGCTCGTCCGCCAGGCGGGTCAGGGTGACGCTGGCGCCGTCCGACGTGAGCTGATAGTCGCTTGCCACGAGGTCGGTGTAGAAGTTGCCGCTGAACGGCAGCGGCGTCGTGAAAGCCGCGCTGACGGTTGGGCTGCCGGGCGGATTCCGGTTGTCAGCCCGTACGCCCGGCTCGCCGACCGTGAACAACGCCGGCGTGAAACCTGACGGTGGCGGCGACAGCAGGGATTGGCCCAGGAGATCCTGGCCGAGTGCGCTCTGGGCATTGACGGTCAACGCCAGCGAGACCGCGTTGCGTCCGAGGTCGCTGCTGACACGGTCCAGGGACTCACTGCGAAAGGCCAGCAAGCCGCCCAGGCTGCCACCTGTGATCAGTGACTCGGGCATCTCCCGCACACCGACACCACTCTTGAGACCGACCACCAGACGCGTGGGATCGCTTGCCGAGACGGTGGTCGCGAGACCGATCGACTGCGATCCGACGACCAGTTGCTGACCGTTGCCGATGAACACGTTGATGCCGCCGCCGCCATCGGTACTGGTTCTCGCCCGGACCAGCTTGTTCAGTTCGGCCACCAGGTTGTCACGTGCGTCCAGGAGGTCGTTGGCTGTATGGCCGGTAGACGCCTCGGCGAGGCCGATCTGCTCGTTCAGGCTGGCGATTTGTTCGGCATAGGAGTTGATGGCCGTGACACTGTCCCTGATCTCACCGTTGATACTGTCGTACATCTGCGCCAGTTGTGTTCCCAGAGACTGGTAACGGGCGCTCAACCCCTGTGCATTGGAGATCAGTGTCTGCCGGCTGGGCATTTGCGACGGATTGGCCGCCACCTGTGCGACGCCATCAAAGAAGTCCTGCAATGCCGGCGACAGGCCGGCACTGCTGTCGGCCAGCAGATTGTCGATCTGCTTGATTTGTGTGACGTAGGCGTCGAGCTGGCTGACACCACTCTGCGAACGATCCACCTGCTCGGTGAGAAAGCTGCTGTAGACGCGCTCGATGGTCGTGACACGGGTGCCTTGGCCAAGAAAACCGGAACCGGTGTTCACGCCCGGATTGCTGCCCTGTATCACCCGCTGCCGCGTGTAACCCGGAGTATTGGCGTTGGCGATGTTGTGCTCGGTGGTCTGCAGACCATGCTGTGCGGCCAAAAGGCCGCTGACACCGGCACCAAGGATTCCTGAGCCCATGCGATCAATTCCTGACTGATGGTTCTGTCAACGGCAACCTGCCACGGAAGTTTAGCCCCTCGGGGAAGAAAAATCAGGCCGCCGAAAGTGCCTGTCGCAACGTGGTGCCACCAATGATGCGTGCCAGCTTGTCGGCGTACAGCGGATCGGTCGCGTAGCCCGCCCGCTGCAAGGAACGGGCAAACTGAACGCCATCCTGTTGCCCGACGACGTTGGCGTAGCGCGGGTGGCTGCTGAGAAGCCGTGCGTAGTCGCTGAAGGCCTCGGCATAGGAGCCGTAGGCGCGGAACTTCGCCCGTACCGTCTGCGGCATGCCATCGACGAACTCGG from the Accumulibacter sp. genome contains:
- the flgK gene encoding flagellar hook-associated protein FlgK; translation: MGSGILGAGVSGLLAAQHGLQTTEHNIANANTPGYTRQRVIQGSNPGVNTGSGFLGQGTRVTTIERVYSSFLTEQVDRSQSGVSQLDAYVTQIKQIDNLLADSSAGLSPALQDFFDGVAQVAANPSQMPSRQTLISNAQGLSARYQSLGTQLAQMYDSINGEIRDSVTAINSYAEQIASLNEQIGLAEASTGHTANDLLDARDNLVAELNKLVRARTSTDGGGGINVFIGNGQQLVVGSQSIGLATTVSASDPTRLVVGLKSGVGVREMPESLITGGSLGGLLAFRSESLDRVSSDLGRNAVSLALTVNAQSALGQDLLGQSLLSPPPSGFTPALFTVGEPGVRADNRNPPGSPTVSAAFTTPLPFSGNFYTDLVASDYQLTSDGASVTLTRLADERQWTAADLVGLDAQLQSDPQGFSLASSAPLPAGASYLVQPTRDAARKIAVNPAVVADPRLIPAAAPIRTGTGAANTGSAAISPGSNGPGYEALGAALPLTVVYENNHLRNFPAGTLVSIDGGTPQLIASTASVVPYTSGASITLVGTSNTSPPAGISFSISGLPNNGDSFVLTRNTGASADGRNALVLAELQMRDTMSGKTASFQESYAQLVSENGNRTRQAQIGGEAQNSLLKQARESRDSLSGVNLDEEAANLIRYQQAYQASARALQIATSLFDTILDLAGG